The Thermotoga neapolitana DSM 4359 sequence AGAGAGATCGATGTGATGGAACTCAAAAGATTTCTCAGAGAAAACGGTGTGAACGTGAGATTGGAGGGAATGTGATGGAACTCTATCCCGTGGTGGTTCAGGAGAGAACAACCGGCGAGGTGCTGATGCTCGCTTACGCGAACAGAGAGGCTCTGGAACTCACGAAGAAAACGGGATACGCTCACTTCTTCTCCAGAGAAAGACAAAAGATCTGGAAAAAGGGAGAGACCTCTGGAAACACCATGAGGGTTGTGGAAATAAGGAGAGACTGCGATGATGATGCGTACCTTTATATCGTGGACTTTCCGGAGGAGAAGGTGGCGTGCCACACAGGAAACAGGTCCTGCTTCTTCAAGGTGGAACACAGATTCGAAGAGACAGGCTCTCCCACCTTCTGGCTTGAGCTGTACAGACTGGTGAGAGAAAGAAAAGAAGAGATGCCAGAGGGGTCCTACACCGCAAAACTCTTTAAAGAAGGAAAGGGAAAGATCGCAAAGAAGTTCGGAGAAGAAGCAATCGAGGTGATAAC is a genomic window containing:
- the hisIE gene encoding bifunctional phosphoribosyl-AMP cyclohydrolase/phosphoribosyl-ATP diphosphatase HisIE, coding for MELYPVVVQERTTGEVLMLAYANREALELTKKTGYAHFFSRERQKIWKKGETSGNTMRVVEIRRDCDDDAYLYIVDFPEEKVACHTGNRSCFFKVEHRFEETGSPTFWLELYRLVRERKEEMPEGSYTAKLFKEGKGKIAKKFGEEAIEVITGYLQNDRENLVWEIADMVYHLTVLMVEAGITVQDVMKELEKRRK